The nucleotide sequence TTGGATTTAAGCATCGTCTCTGGGTATATTCTGGAAGGAGAGGTGTTCATTGTTGGGTCTGTGATGATTCAGTTAGAAAATTGTCCTCTGCAGTACGTTCTGGGATAGTTGAATATTTGAGCCTTGTAAAGGTAAGAGCTGAATGAtaattacatttctttgtttGCTAGATGTTACCAAGCCTGAAATGTTTAGTgacaaaattaaacttttaaagcaTCCACATTCCAGAGTAGATGATCTTACCAGCAAGTCAAGATAGTAGCTACACTTTTTAAGATCTGTTTGTGACAAAAGGGAAATTACTTTTCTGGTTCGATTATGTCAAATAAAGGTAACCCAGAAAGTTACACATATTGAGACTATATAAAATAGCATCTAAACTTTTATatgttgacagttttttttttaaaccagtagCTTTAgaacacatgaaagaaaattttaaattatttcatttatttcatatacttttttgATGGTTTATTTTTCAGGGTGGTCAAGACGTTAAAAAGAAAGTCCACCTAAGCGAAAAAATGCACCCTTTTGTCAGGTTTGTTGGGAAAGACTATGCAGTTTAAATTGTATTTGGTTTACTTGCATATACCTTTAGAATTATCTTGTTATAATTAGTTTTCCCTACTGGGATAGCACTTTACAATGATAACAGTGATACAGTGTATATAATGATACAATGATAGAGTTCATTGAATGACTACTTCATGCTGCAGTATTCATGATAGGTGTTTTACAAATGTTCTCAGTGGTTTGAACAATAACTTCATGATGGACATGATGGTATTtccatttatagatgaagaaagtgGAAGTTGAAAAGATCATATAATTTGCTTGGCACCACACAAGTAACTGTTAAATTCAGGATTCATTTCCTGGTCTGCCTAATTTCAAAATCCATACTCTTCCCACTGAATTCACTACTTCTCTGGGTGAAAAGAGCATTGCATTAAGAGTagaatctcggggcgcctgggtggctcagttggttaagcctccgacttcggctcaggtcagatctcacgttcgtgggttcgagccccgcgtcaggctctgtgctggcagctagctgtgtctccttctctctctgtccctccccctctcatactctgtctctctctgtatcaaaaaataaataaaaacattttaaaaaattaaaaaaaaaagagtaagaatctCTATTCTCCAACTTActaagaccttaaaaaaaaatattagagccTCTATTTCCTTAACTGTATGATGGGGAAAACAACATCTCCTTCTCCTCAGAGTTGTGgcaaattttaaatgaaactatAGATGTGAAGTCTGCAAAATGCTAAGCACTGTATAACTGTTGAGATGTTAAAGCATGTAATTCAGAGTAGAAACTATATAGTCTATTTCACATTCTACTACTGATGTATTATTATGTTGTCCTGGCTTGGTTGCTGTCTTCCCTTGTTACGTATTTATGATGCTATTAACCTTCTAAGTagtggagtttaagaaataaacatttcttggggcacctgggtggctcagctggttaagcatccgattcttgatctcagttcagataTTGATCTGAGAGGCGTAAATTTAAgcctgtggagcctactttaaaaaaaaagtaaacatttcttgaatatcTGTTCTAAGCCAGGTACTATCTACAGTAGGTTCTTCCCCCTTAGAATGTCTTAGTTAACTCTCATAACCTTGCAAAGgggtattattcccattttacatagCTAAactctatttgtatttttctgattagACTAATacatgctcattaaaaaaaaaggtttttttcagtAAAAGTAAACACGAGCCACCCAAATAACAACAGAATCTATGCAGTGTATGTGTTGCTAATAGTATTAGGACTTTGTTATTGTTATTCCTACAGAAAAtctataaacataataaaaaagtacTTTGAAGACTATGCCTTAGTTGATCAAGatattcttgaaaataaagaaagctgGGATAAGATCTTAGCCCTTGTTCCTGAAAATATCCTTTCCCAAGACCATTTCTATGTTAGCTACATGTATTTATCTAGGATATTAATAAATGTATTCTGCCTGCATGTTCTCATATACTTACTCTTAAAATTTAATCCTTTTACACCAAACatctgtttttctgcattttattatCTCTAGTCTGGCACCTAAGAAATGAGGCcatttgagaaagaaatttcCTCATTTTGGAAGTTGATCCTCATAGAATTAATGGATACTTAAACAATGCTGAATCATGTAGTCAAAATATGTACAGACCAGGGAAAGCTTTTATATTAAACCAAATATTTGTTTtggcattctttcttttttatcagtATCATATTTCTACAGGGTAGTTTTTTAAGGATATGTGTTcaattaatatttgcattttagaggggcaccttggtggcttagtcatttaagcatctgactcacgattttgtctcaggtcatgatctcatggttttgtgcatccaagccccacatcaggctctgtgctcacagtgtggagcttgcttggattctctctctctcgacctcttccctgctcatgctatctttctctctctctcaagataaataaatatatttaaatatataaaaatacatattttctaaaatttatatttagaatataaatatatgtacatatatatatttacattttagaaaacagtaatTACTGCTTAGTAAACTTTCAGTTATCCTTGTGGTAACACATAATGAAAATAAGTTGTTCATTGATGTGTCCTAAATGAGTGTGTTCCTTAATGACTCATCACCAATTCATGAGAAACTTCAGCAAAATTTCCCAAGGTGTCACAGTTCACTTCAGCGTTGGGAGTATTTGAAGAAAGCCGTCAGCTCTCAGGTACATTCCATCGAAATCTGTTATAAACATAATAATGTAATTCTTAATTAAATTCTGATTGTTTTGCTTAGTAagttaaaaatcattgaaaatcatttttaaccaattttaaagaaatcctcAACAGTTCCTACTGATCCTTATGCTAGACTTGCATCTGCTTTTAGGATAATACCAAAAATGACAAATGTGGATCCTTGCTcgaatgtgagatcatgctcCAGTATTGTTTTCCACGGCTGGATATCAATGTTAGCAAAGGAATCAATCATTTGCTGAAGAGCCCTTTTAGTGTTCATCCTAAAACAGGTACAATGTAAAGAAAGTAAactagaaggaaaatgaaagttttaattGTTGATTAGTAGCTACCAGATGAGTTTCCACTAAATAATTTTCATCTGGGTTTCTGAGGTTCAGTGTTAGAATTATAGAGGAACTTTAGAAATCacaggacaggggcgcctgggtggctcagtcggttgagtatccggcttcagctcaggtcatgatctcacagtctgtgggttcgagccccgcattgggctctgtgctgacagatagctcagagcctggaatccatcttcagattctgtgtctccccctctctctgaccctcccctgctcaagctgtttctctctctctctcaaaaataaataaaacattaaaaaaattggggcgcctgggtggctcagttggttaagcctccgacttccgcttaggtcagatctcacattcgtgggttcgagccccgcgtcaggctctgtgctgacagctagctcagagcctggagcctgcttctggttctgtgtctccttctctctctgcccctccccctctcatgctctgtctctctctgaatcaaaaataaataaaacattaaaaaaaacaaaaaaattttttaaaaatcacaggacAATAGTTCTCACTGTATAGATGAGAAACAGTGGTTCAGGAGGTTAATGGGACTTGTCTACAGTCATAAAACAAATTGTGATAAAGCTAGGAACAGAATTCAGCTCTTAAACCACAAAGTTCTGTGCTATTCCTACTATGCTTCCTCCCTCAGTTCTTTTTCCATAGTTTTAGCTTCCTTCCTTCACATTTTTCTGAGGTGTTTTGATGGAATgaaattgactttaaaatagaTAGAAAGATGGCTATATTGGTCTAAACTTTGCTTCATCCAACCAGGAGACATACGTAGTTGTACATAGTTGTCCTTTTAAGGAAAAGTAATATCCAATAAATGATCAATAATCCAACTCTGCCAGTTGCTGTAGGATATTAGCCAAACTACTCTCTGtgacttggttttctcatctgaaatggagatgataatcGTACCTACTTCAGTGGGTTATTGTGAAGTTCTAAAATATAAAGGGCCTAGAAAAGTGTCTATCACACATTCAATCCTCCCAAATTGCCTAGTTTTCTTTAGTAATCTATAATGATTCTCTAGTCCATATATTTGGATAGCTCATTTTCAAACCTGTCAAcaatgttttcagtttattttggtaataagcttaatatttttaaatattttttaacttaattctaAAACTTTAGTGGGTATCCCCTtattcaaattttcaattttggTAAATAATTATATTCATAGGTGTGTACATTTTGATTATATCTTTTCCCCATTAAGTAGCTGCAGCCTTTACTCTGTCTTCTATCGGCAACTCCCAGTTCTCTTAATTATCTTAACTTGTTGCTAACCTGGCATTCTTTAGATTCACTATCTCATTTTTGAAGGTGTGATTAATTTATGTGGTATCCCAGGTGTGGATATTGTAAAAGGATAGTATAATGCTGTCTATTTTACTCCCAAAATGCTTTCTAAAGATGCCCAACAGATAGGTATCTGTTCTGATCTCAGCAAATCGAGATAATAAATGAACTATTTTTATctatattgtttcattttcagaacttactaaattttatatcattctgTACTTCTATATAAAAAGATATTAGGAAGAAGGAGATAGAAATAGAAGTAGAGATAAGAGCACTATATAATACCTCAGCCGTCTTTCATacctattttttgcttttttaagagaaataaaagatgcaGCTAGTGTGGAAGTAATTTCCAACTACTGATTTTAACAGATAAGTCTAACCCTTATTCTAAaccttaaattaaaatttagcCAAAATAATACATAGGAGACAGCTTGTAATGATCTGTATTTCACGTCATTAGTTAATAACTTTTGGTTCTTACAGGTCGCATTTCTGTGCCTATTGATTTACAGAAAGTGGATCAGTTTGATCCATTTACTGTTCCAACCATAAGGTAAGTTCCAGATCATTatcattccttttttgtttgtgattgtttcttGAATTTGAAGTAGATTGGATTAGATCCCTTCCAGAGAAGTAGTTGCTCTGAGGCTATATGATGATGCCCTAGTAGAGCAACATTTCCTCGTGAGTTACACAGAACACAAGCTGCTGTTCTCTAATGAAAAGTTTataagttcaggggcgcctgggtggttcagtttgttaggCATCGGTTAggcatcgactcttggtttcggcccaggtcatgatctcatggtgcatgagttcaagccttgtgtttgTATCCTTGCAGTGCAGAGTATCCCTGGCAGTGCAGACTcggcttgggatactctctccctccctctctctctgcccatcccctgcttgcactcttcctctcaaaataaacattaaaaacaaaaagagtaaaggttcaaataagtttggaaaataaccacttaaacaaataaatagttcTTCACTATAAGATTTCCCAGTTTTTATTATGCTAATATACATGGAAAACTCCATGCATATTACAGATTGTGATTTTTAGAATATCCCAAATTTAGTTGGTCACACAATTTTTTCACCAAAAATCTTGTAGGATTCATATGCTGTCATACACTGGGTAATGTTGACCAAGAACCAACTTTAAAATTCTCCCATTCTGGGGTaactgcctggctcagtcagtagagcataggactcttgatcttgggctcatGAGGTCAGGCCCAATATTGAGCATAGagttaaataaaaagaggggAAATTCTCTTCTTCTGTTATTTGTAGTTCCATCTGCCATGAATTGGATACCATTTCCACTAacgagggaaaggagagaaacgAAGCTGAATCTGATATCAAACATAGAACCAGAGGTATGTCAATATACTGCAGTCTCACTTTAACATAAGTGTTTTATATAGACATCCTTCCATCAGTTCAGTAATTCATTTTCCTTGGATTCAGCCTCAAATGGATTGATGTTTATCCTGAAACCAGCTCAGTAACAAGTAATGTAATAGCAatgtttttgtccttttttcatCAATTGCTCAAATGGTGCTGTTGAATCCAATTTGAGCTAATAGATATTTAGTGAGCAACATCTAAATGCCAGGATCTATACTCATAAGATTATATTGTCAATTGGTGTAGATGATTGTTTGACTCTCACGTCTTAGTTTCAACAGCTATTTATTTAACACCcactatatatatagtaattttgttctttgtttttgatgtatCCAGATGAGTGTTATGGTAAATATAGATCTTGAACTGTATATTCAAGAATATGAAGGAGTTAGAGAATTGATAAATCTACCTGGTAATAGAAGTCAAATCTTCATATACCAACACCCAAGTGACATCCTATAGCAGCAGAGCCAATCaaactttctgtgatgatagaaATGTAATGCACTGCCGAGTGTGGTACTCATTACCCACATGTGGCATAATCCACTTGAATTGTCAGAAACTggattttcaatttctttggtttttgtttttgtttttgtttttgttttaagtaagcttcacacCAAGTgcaactcacaaccatgagatccaAGACCTgcgctgagatcaggagttggatgcttggggtgcctgggtggcttaattggttgagcgtctgactttggctcagttcatgatctcacagtttgtgagttcaagccccacatcaggctctctgctgcacttgatcttagccaaaaggccgagaagcgatcgggctctctgctgtcagcacagagctaacttcagatcctctgcccccgccttgcacgtgctttctctctctctctctcaaaagtaaataaatttttttaaaaaagagagagagagagagagagagttggatgtttaactgactaagccacccaggtacccttcaatttcatttaatttttttcatttttcttaaatgtttggtttatttttgagagagagagagacagtgtgagcagaggagggtcagacagagggagacacagaatccgaagacgggctccaggctctgagctaggtgtcagcacagagcctgatgcagggcttgaacccacaaaccatgagataatgactttagcagaagtccgacgcttaactgactcagcaacccaggcgcccctcatttaattttaaatagccaTATATGGCTAGTAACTATTATAATG is from Suricata suricatta isolate VVHF042 chromosome 10, meerkat_22Aug2017_6uvM2_HiC, whole genome shotgun sequence and encodes:
- the PRIM1 gene encoding DNA primase small subunit isoform X1, which gives rise to METFDPAELPELLKLYYRRLFPYAQYYRWLNYGGVTKNYFQHREFSFTLKDDIYIRYQSFNNQSDLEKEMQKMNPYKIDIGAVYSHRPNQHNTVKLGAFQAQEKELVFDIDMTDYDDVRRCCSSADICSKCWTLMTMAIHIIDRALKEDFGFKHRLWVYSGRRGVHCWVCDDSVRKLSSAVRSGIVEYLSLVKGGQDVKKKVHLSEKMHPFVRKSINIIKKYFEDYALVDQDILENKESWDKILALVPETIHEKLQQNFPRCHSSLQRWEYLKKAVSSQDNTKNDKCGSLLECEIMLQYCFPRLDINVSKGINHLLKSPFSVHPKTGRISVPIDLQKVDQFDPFTVPTISSICHELDTISTNEGKERNEAESDIKHRTRDYKKTSLAPYIKVFEQFLENLDKSRKGELLKKSDLQKDF
- the PRIM1 gene encoding DNA primase small subunit isoform X3: MQKMNPYKIDIGAVYSHRPNQHNTVKLGAFQAQEKELVFDIDMTDYDDVRRCCSSADICSKCWTLMTMAIHIIDRALKEDFGFKHRLWVYSGRRGVHCWVCDDSVRKLSSAVRSGIVEYLSLVKGGQDVKKKVHLSEKMHPFVRKSINIIKKYFEDYALVDQDILENKESWDKILALVPETIHEKLQQNFPRCHSSLQRWEYLKKAVSSQDNTKNDKCGSLLECEIMLQYCFPRLDINVSKGINHLLKSPFSVHPKTGRISVPIDLQKVDQFDPFTVPTISSICHELDTISTNEGKERNEAESDIKHRTRDYKKTSLAPYIKVFEQFLENLDKSRKGELLKKSDLQKDF
- the PRIM1 gene encoding DNA primase small subunit isoform X2 translates to METFDPAELPELLKLYYRRLFPYAQYYRWLNYGGVTKNYFQHREFSFTLKDDIYIRYQSFNNQSDLEKEMQKMNPYKIDIGAVYSHRPNQHNTVKLGAFQAQEKELVFDIDMTDYDDVRRCCSSADICSKCWTLMTMAIHIIDRALKEDFGFKHRLWVYSGRRGVHCWVCDDSVRKLSSAVRSGIVEYLSLVKGGQDVKKKVHLSEKMHPFVRKSINIIKKYFEDYALVDQDILENKESWDKILALVPETIHEKLQQNFPRCHSSLQRWEYLKKAVSSQDNTKNDKCGSLLECEIMLQYCFPRLDINVSKGINHLLKSPFSVHPKTGRISVPIDLQKVDQFDPFTVPTIRPRHHPRLETTGGVTH